The nucleotide window AAAAAGCCCAATTGGATTGGGCTTTTCATTTATGTTAAAGGACTTCTTTAATGTGTCTGTAATTGCTGGAAATCGTATCTGCGACTTCTTTGAAATTTCCATCCAGCATCATCTTCGTCATCGCGATTCCCATTCCTTTCATCTGATCCCAGCCAACTTTCGGTGGCATTGCCAGTGCATTTGGATCTGTAAAAACATTGACCAAAACTGGGCCTTTTGTTTGTAAAGCATCATCAATCGCTTCTTCCACTTTTTCCGGATTGGTAACATTGATTCCTTTGATTCCAAAAGCCTGAGCCAACAATCCGAAATCTGGATTGATCATATCGGTTTCGTTATCCGGAATGCCGTTCACTTCCATTTCCAGTTTTACCATTCCCAAAGATCTGTTGTTGAAAACGATGATTTTGATTGGAAGATTGTATTGTTTAATAGTTGCGATATCGCCCAACAACATAGAAAGTCCACCATCACCGCAAAGTGCGATCACTTGTTTGCCTGGATTGGATAATTGTGCTCCTATGGCCATTGGCATCGCGTTCGCCATGGTTCCGTGATTGAAAGATCCCAGTAGTTTTCTCTCGCCAGTTGCATTGATGTATCTTGCACCCCAAACACAACACATTCCTGTATCGACCGTGAATATGGTGTCTTGATTAGCTTTAATATTTAATGTTTCTGCAACAAATTCCGGAGAGATGTGATTTTCTTTTCCTTTGTCTTCGACGTAAGACTGTAAATTATTTTTGACTTTTTCATAAAATTCTAATTGTTTCTCTAGAAATTCTCTGTCGTCATTAATTTTTATTAATGGTAAAAGACTTACTAATGAATCTTTGATTTTTCCTGCAAATCCTCTCGTCAATTGCGCACGTCTTCCCAAACGTTCCGGCTTGTCATCAATCTGAATGATGACTTTATCAACTGGCATAAATTTCACATAAGGAAAATCCGTCCCGAGTAATAAAATCACATCAGCCTCGTGCATCGCTTTGAAAGCGGAAGGCAAACCCAGAAGTCCGGTCATTCCCACTTCGTAAGGATTATCATACTGGATTCCCATTTTTCCACGGAACGAATATCCAATTGGCGCCTTCAGTTTTTCTGCCAACGCAATTACTTCTGTATGAGCATCTGAAGCACCAATTCCACAATAGATTGCTACTTTTTTCCCCGAATTAAGATGGTCAGCAATCCAATTGGTTTCTTCTTCTGAAGGAATCATTCTAGGATTTGTTTTAAAGATTGAATCTGAGCTGATGTTTTTCACAGAATCGGCTTCAAAAAGATCGCCGGGCATTCCTAAGACTGCCACGCCTTTTTGCGAAATCGCGTGTTGCAACGCAGCTTGTAACATTCTTGGAGCCTGTTCGGGCGTTGTTGCAATCTGATTGTAAACCGAACAGTCATCAAACAATTTAATCGTATTCGTTTCCTGAAAATAAGAAGTCCCGAACTCTGAACTTTCACAAGTTGACGCAATCGCTAAAACAGGAACATTTGCACGATTAGCTTCGTAAAGCCCGTTGATCAGATGAACGTGACCTGGACCAGAACTTCCTGCACAAACCGCAAGACCTTCCAATTCAGCTTCGGCAGCAGCAGCAAAGGCTCCAACTTCCTCGTGTCTTACGTGGATCCATTTGATGGAACCTTCACGTTTTATGGCGTCATTTAAAAAATTAAGGCTGTCACCAGTGACAGCATATAAGCGTTTAACTCCCGTTTTAACTAGGATTTCGACGAATTGATCAGCGATATTTTTAGACATAGTTTTATGAATTTAATTAATAATTAAAATTCACAAAAGATGTTCCAATCAACGATATCTACTTATAATTAAATGTTAATTAAATCAATGAAAATGTTTTGGGAAAGCTTCTCGTGGCGATTGTTTCAGAATATTAATAAGAAACCATGATTTAAGAAAACCATAGCCATAAGAAAACATTTGAATGTATGTTGAGATCACAGCCATTGATGCAATGCTGATATTCTTTGTCACAACCAAAGCGTGAAACAATACCAGAAAAGTGTAAAGTCCATACAATGCGAGAATCAAACCATTTCCCCAAACAAAGTAATGGATAATTCCAACCAAGTATCCTAAAAGAAAAATGGCTGGAAACCAAAATGTTAGCTTGACATATTTTGGATGTCTTTGATTTAGAATCGGTCTTGCACATCCAAATTGATAAACTTGTTTGGAGAATTTTCCAAAGTCCGTTCTGCGTTTG belongs to Chryseobacterium sp. KACC 21268 and includes:
- a CDS encoding thiamine pyrophosphate-dependent enzyme, which produces MSKNIADQFVEILVKTGVKRLYAVTGDSLNFLNDAIKREGSIKWIHVRHEEVGAFAAAAEAELEGLAVCAGSSGPGHVHLINGLYEANRANVPVLAIASTCESSEFGTSYFQETNTIKLFDDCSVYNQIATTPEQAPRMLQAALQHAISQKGVAVLGMPGDLFEADSVKNISSDSIFKTNPRMIPSEEETNWIADHLNSGKKVAIYCGIGASDAHTEVIALAEKLKAPIGYSFRGKMGIQYDNPYEVGMTGLLGLPSAFKAMHEADVILLLGTDFPYVKFMPVDKVIIQIDDKPERLGRRAQLTRGFAGKIKDSLVSLLPLIKINDDREFLEKQLEFYEKVKNNLQSYVEDKGKENHISPEFVAETLNIKANQDTIFTVDTGMCCVWGARYINATGERKLLGSFNHGTMANAMPMAIGAQLSNPGKQVIALCGDGGLSMLLGDIATIKQYNLPIKIIVFNNRSLGMVKLEMEVNGIPDNETDMINPDFGLLAQAFGIKGINVTNPEKVEEAIDDALQTKGPVLVNVFTDPNALAMPPKVGWDQMKGMGIAMTKMMLDGNFKEVADTISSNYRHIKEVL